Proteins found in one Streptococcus mitis genomic segment:
- a CDS encoding AAA family ATPase — protein MEEKLNYWMIVAGGGGKVWSLFKEENIACIDFDSNLSNILDYNNPEELKQGKQRNLFIWKFAHDIKINDYIIATSGFNKILGIGQCVKTYYFDETKTEFKHCIGVNWLKVDGGWEYQGKKGARQTINWDRNLERINLYKSILNGTYRKNIEKVVMNKNINDYLDKLRKSKNLILRGAPGTGKTYLAKEIAKELTDGNEDQIGFVQFHPSYDYTDFVEGLRPVSNGDGAIDFKLQDGIFKQFCKKAKEAQKTGGQDNFDETWAKLTDAINEKQGQYFFPRSSVPASLNSQGNVKFDSPVATKEKVYLLYKGEDTNLKYETYQKIVLDHMKESYGLCDYVSPTIDTDKKFVFIIDEINRGEISKIFGELFFSIDPGYRGEKGSVSTQYANLHETDEKFYIPENVYIIGTMNDIDRSVDTFDFAMRRRFRFVEVTAESQVGMLDKELNIHAEEAKTRLRNLNTSIENVQELNSHYHIGPSYFLKLKDVDFDYELLWSDYLKPLLEDYLRGSYEEFETLETLKKAFDLTNNERTEPQDTGDNDADN, from the coding sequence ATGGAAGAAAAATTAAATTATTGGATGATAGTTGCAGGAGGAGGTGGAAAAGTTTGGTCTTTATTTAAAGAAGAAAATATAGCTTGTATAGATTTTGATTCTAATTTATCTAATATTTTAGATTACAATAATCCTGAAGAATTGAAGCAAGGAAAGCAGAGAAATTTATTTATTTGGAAGTTTGCACATGACATAAAAATAAATGATTATATAATAGCTACCTCAGGATTTAACAAAATTTTGGGTATTGGACAATGTGTGAAAACATATTACTTTGATGAAACAAAAACAGAGTTTAAACATTGTATTGGTGTTAATTGGTTGAAAGTAGATGGTGGATGGGAATACCAAGGTAAAAAAGGTGCAAGACAAACCATCAACTGGGATAGAAATTTAGAACGTATCAATTTATATAAATCTATTCTAAATGGTACATACAGAAAAAATATAGAGAAGGTTGTTATGAATAAAAATATTAACGATTATTTAGATAAATTAAGAAAATCCAAAAACCTAATCCTCCGAGGTGCTCCTGGCACAGGAAAAACTTATCTTGCTAAAGAAATTGCCAAAGAATTAACGGATGGCAACGAAGACCAAATCGGATTTGTACAATTTCACCCATCCTATGATTATACGGATTTTGTAGAGGGATTGAGACCAGTATCAAATGGGGATGGAGCTATTGATTTTAAATTACAAGATGGTATTTTTAAGCAGTTTTGCAAGAAGGCTAAAGAAGCTCAGAAAACTGGTGGACAAGATAATTTTGATGAAACGTGGGCTAAGCTAACGGATGCTATCAATGAAAAGCAAGGACAATACTTCTTCCCTCGTAGTTCTGTTCCAGCCAGTCTAAACAGTCAAGGGAATGTGAAGTTTGATTCTCCTGTTGCTACCAAAGAAAAAGTGTATCTTTTGTACAAGGGTGAAGATACTAATTTAAAGTACGAAACTTATCAAAAAATTGTTTTGGATCACATGAAAGAAAGTTATGGATTATGTGATTATGTATCTCCAACGATTGACACAGACAAGAAATTCGTCTTCATCATTGATGAAATCAACCGTGGGGAGATTTCTAAAATTTTTGGGGAACTCTTTTTCTCTATCGACCCTGGTTATCGTGGTGAAAAGGGGAGTGTTTCTACTCAGTATGCTAATTTACATGAGACTGATGAGAAATTTTATATCCCTGAAAATGTCTATATCATCGGAACTATGAATGATATTGACCGCTCAGTGGATACCTTTGATTTTGCTATGCGCCGTCGCTTCCGCTTTGTTGAAGTTACTGCCGAGAGTCAAGTTGGCATGTTGGATAAAGAGCTGAATATCCATGCAGAAGAAGCAAAAACTCGTCTAAGAAATTTGAATACTTCTATAGAAAACGTTCAGGAATTAAACAGTCATTACCATATCGGACCAAGTTATTTCCTAAAGTTGAAGGATGTAGATTTTGACTATGAATTACTTTGGTCTGATTACCTTAAACCGCTTTTGGAAGATTACTTACGGGGTTCTTATGAGGAATTTGAAACTCTGGAAACTTTGAAAAAAGCATTTGATTTGACAAATAACGAGCGAACAGAACCGCAAGATACTGGTGATAATGATGCGGATAACTGA
- the leuB gene encoding 3-isopropylmalate dehydrogenase, with the protein MTKKIVALAGDGIGPEIMEAGLEVLEALAEKTGFDYEIDRRPFGGAGIDAAGHPLPSETLKACREADAILLAAIGSPQYDGAAVRPEQGLLALRKELNLYANIRPVKIFDSLKHLSPLKPERIAGVDFVVVRELTGGIYFGDHILEERKARDINDYSYEEVERIIRKAFEIARNRRKIVTSIDKQNVLATSKLWRKVAEEVAQDFPDVTLEHQLVDSAAMLMITNPAKFDVIVTENLFGDILSDESSVLSGTLGVMPSASHSEKGPSLYEPIHGSAPDIAGQGIANPISMILSVAMMLRDSFGRYEDAERIERAVEASLAAGILTRDLGGQASTKEMTEAIISRL; encoded by the coding sequence ATGACAAAAAAAATAGTAGCTCTAGCAGGGGACGGAATTGGCCCAGAAATCATGGAGGCTGGTTTAGAAGTTCTGGAAGCTCTAGCTGAAAAAACAGGTTTCGACTATGAGATTGATAGAAGACCCTTCGGAGGTGCAGGTATTGATGCAGCAGGCCATCCCTTACCTAGTGAAACCCTCAAAGCATGTAGAGAAGCAGATGCCATTCTCCTAGCGGCTATCGGGAGTCCCCAGTATGATGGAGCAGCGGTTCGCCCAGAACAAGGCCTGTTGGCTCTCCGTAAGGAACTCAATCTCTATGCCAATATTCGCCCGGTAAAAATCTTTGATAGTCTCAAGCATTTGTCACCACTCAAACCAGAACGAATTGCTGGTGTGGACTTTGTCGTGGTACGGGAGTTGACTGGCGGAATCTACTTTGGAGATCATATCCTTGAAGAGCGCAAAGCGCGTGATATCAACGACTATAGCTATGAGGAAGTGGAGCGGATTATTCGCAAGGCCTTTGAGATTGCAAGAAATCGCAGAAAAATCGTTACTAGTATCGATAAGCAAAATGTGTTGGCAACATCAAAACTCTGGCGGAAAGTAGCTGAGGAGGTCGCACAGGATTTCCCGGATGTGACCTTGGAACACCAGTTGGTGGACTCAGCTGCCATGCTCATGATTACCAATCCTGCTAAGTTTGATGTCATCGTGACGGAGAATCTTTTCGGAGATATTCTATCTGATGAATCAAGCGTTCTATCTGGCACACTTGGAGTCATGCCATCAGCCAGTCATTCTGAAAAGGGACCAAGTCTCTATGAGCCCATTCACGGGTCAGCGCCTGATATTGCAGGTCAAGGAATTGCCAATCCCATTTCCATGATTTTATCAGTTGCCATGATGCTGAGAGACAGCTTTGGACGCTATGAGGATGCAGAGCGTATCGAGCGTGCTGTTGAGGCAAGTTTGGCAGCTGGAATTTTAACGAGAGATTTAGGAGGACAGGCTTCGACAAAGGAAATGACGGAAGCTATTATTTCAAGGTTATGA
- the leuD gene encoding 3-isopropylmalate dehydratase small subunit: MEKFTVYTGTTVPLMNDNIDTDQILPKQFLKLIDKKGFGKYLMYAWRYLDDKYTEDPDFVFNRPEYRKASILISGDNFGAGSSREHAAWALADYGFKVVIAGSFGDIHYNNELNNGMLPIVQPREVREKLAQLQPSDQVTVDLEQQKIISPVGEFTFEIDSEWKHKLLNGLDDIGITLQYEDLIAAYEKQRPAYWQD; encoded by the coding sequence ATGGAAAAATTTACAGTTTATACGGGAACGACCGTTCCTCTTATGAATGATAACATCGATACCGATCAAATCCTTCCCAAGCAGTTTCTTAAGTTAATTGATAAAAAAGGCTTTGGTAAGTACCTCATGTATGCTTGGCGTTATCTGGATGACAAGTATACTGAGGATCCAGACTTTGTCTTTAACCGACCTGAATACCGCAAGGCTAGTATTCTCATCTCAGGGGATAACTTTGGGGCAGGGTCTTCGAGGGAACACGCTGCTTGGGCTCTAGCGGACTATGGTTTTAAGGTCGTGATTGCAGGGTCTTTCGGTGATATTCATTACAATAATGAACTAAATAATGGCATGTTGCCAATTGTTCAGCCCAGAGAGGTTAGAGAGAAACTGGCCCAGCTACAACCAAGTGATCAGGTAACTGTGGACTTGGAACAACAAAAAATCATCTCACCAGTTGGAGAATTCACTTTTGAAATCGATAGCGAATGGAAACACAAACTCTTAAATGGTTTGGATGATATCGGTATTACCTTGCAGTATGAAGATTTGATTGCTGCTTATGAAAAACAACGACCAGCCTACTGGCAGGATTAG
- a CDS encoding GMP reductase, with amino-acid sequence MLNEFPIFDYEDIQLIPNKCVIKSRAEADTSVTLGNHTFKLPVVPANMQTILDENVAEQLAKGGYFYIMHRFDEEGRIPFIKRMHEQGLIASISVGVKDYEYDFVSQLKADAPEYITIDIAHGHADSVISMIQHIKKELPDTFVIAGNVGTPEAVRELENAGADATKVGIGPGKVCITKVKTGFGTGGWQLAALRWCAKAARKPIIADGGIRTHGDIAKSIRFGASMVMIGSLFAGHIESPGKTIEVDGEQFKEYYGSASQYQKGAYKNVEGKRILLPAKGHLQDTLTEMEQDLQSAISYAGGRQVADLKHVDYVIVKNSIWNGDASH; translated from the coding sequence ATGTTAAATGAATTTCCAATTTTTGATTACGAAGATATTCAATTGATTCCAAATAAATGTGTCATTAAAAGCCGTGCAGAAGCGGATACAAGTGTCACTTTAGGAAATCACACCTTTAAACTACCTGTTGTGCCAGCTAATATGCAGACGATTTTGGATGAAAATGTAGCAGAGCAACTGGCTAAAGGTGGTTACTTCTACATTATGCACCGTTTTGATGAGGAAGGACGCATTCCTTTTATTAAGCGCATGCATGAGCAAGGGCTCATTGCTTCTATCTCTGTCGGTGTTAAAGACTATGAGTATGATTTTGTTAGCCAGCTCAAGGCTGATGCTCCTGAGTACATCACGATTGACATTGCCCATGGTCATGCGGATAGCGTGATTTCTATGATTCAACACATCAAGAAAGAATTGCCAGATACCTTTGTCATTGCTGGAAATGTAGGGACACCAGAAGCTGTGCGTGAATTGGAAAATGCTGGTGCGGATGCTACTAAGGTCGGAATCGGTCCTGGTAAGGTTTGTATTACCAAGGTTAAGACTGGTTTTGGTACAGGTGGTTGGCAGTTGGCTGCTCTACGCTGGTGTGCTAAGGCTGCACGTAAACCGATTATCGCTGATGGAGGGATTCGTACTCACGGTGATATTGCCAAGTCTATCCGCTTCGGTGCTAGCATGGTCATGATTGGTTCCCTCTTTGCAGGACACATCGAAAGTCCAGGGAAAACGATTGAAGTTGATGGTGAACAGTTCAAAGAATATTACGGTTCAGCTTCACAATATCAAAAGGGTGCTTACAAAAATGTGGAAGGAAAACGTATCTTGCTTCCTGCTAAAGGTCATCTGCAAGACACTTTAACTGAGATGGAACAAGACCTTCAAAGTGCTATTTCTTATGCAGGTGGACGTCAGGTTGCTGACCTTAAACACGTTGATTATGTGATTGTGAAAAACTCCATCTGGAATGGGGATGCTTCCCACTAA
- a CDS encoding DUF1294 domain-containing protein — MKLDEKITLVLLIWNVMIFLIYGIDKSKARRRAWRIPEKVLLILALSCGGFGAWLAGIIFHHKTRKWYFKTVWFLGMVTTLVALYFIWR, encoded by the coding sequence ATGAAATTAGACGAAAAAATTACTCTAGTCCTCTTGATTTGGAATGTCATGATTTTCTTGATTTATGGCATTGACAAATCCAAGGCAAGGAGAAGAGCTTGGCGCATCCCAGAGAAAGTCTTACTCATTTTAGCCCTTTCTTGTGGTGGTTTTGGGGCCTGGTTAGCAGGAATCATCTTTCATCACAAGACTCGAAAATGGTATTTTAAAACAGTTTGGTTTCTTGGGATGGTGACCACACTAGTAGCCTTATATTTTATTTGGAGGTAA
- a CDS encoding 2-isopropylmalate synthase, whose translation MRTVEFLDTSLRDGEQTPGVNFSIKEKIAIARQLEKWGISAIEAGFPAASPDSFTAVQEIAKVLKKTAVTGLARSVKSDIDACYEALKDAKYPQVHVFIATSSIHRKYKLNKSKEEILEAIKEHVSYARSKFEVVEFSPEDATRTELDFLLQVVQTAVDAGASYINIPDTVGFTTPEEYGAIFKHLIENVKTDRQIIYSPHCHDDLGMAVANSLAAVKNGAGRVEGTINGIGERAGNAALEEIAVALNIRQDYYQAETSIVLNETINTSEMVSRFSGIPVPKNKAVVGGNAFSHESGIHQDGVLKNPLTYEIITPELVGVKSNSLPLGKLSGRHAFIEKLRELALDFTEEDIKPLFAKFKALADKKQEITDADIRALVAGTMVENPEGFHFDDLQLQTHADNDIEAIVSLANMDGEKVEFNATGQGSVEAIFNAIDKFFNQSVRLVSYTIDAVTDGIDAQARVLVTVENRDTETIFNAAGLDFDVLKASAIAYINANTFVQKENAGEMGRSVSYRDMPSV comes from the coding sequence ATGAGAACAGTTGAATTTCTAGATACCAGCCTTCGGGATGGAGAACAGACACCAGGTGTTAACTTTTCAATCAAGGAAAAAATTGCCATCGCAAGACAACTAGAAAAATGGGGCATTTCAGCAATTGAAGCTGGTTTTCCAGCGGCTAGTCCAGACTCATTTACGGCAGTGCAGGAGATTGCTAAGGTCTTGAAGAAAACAGCGGTGACTGGTTTGGCACGTTCGGTCAAGTCTGATATCGATGCTTGCTACGAGGCTCTCAAGGACGCCAAGTATCCACAGGTTCATGTCTTTATCGCTACCAGTTCGATTCATCGCAAGTATAAGCTCAATAAGAGCAAGGAAGAGATTTTGGAAGCTATTAAGGAGCATGTTTCGTACGCCCGTTCTAAGTTTGAAGTGGTCGAATTCTCTCCTGAGGATGCAACTAGAACAGAGTTGGATTTCCTCTTGCAAGTTGTTCAAACAGCGGTTGATGCAGGGGCGTCTTATATCAATATCCCTGACACGGTTGGATTTACCACACCAGAGGAATACGGAGCTATCTTCAAACACTTGATTGAGAATGTCAAGACAGATCGTCAGATTATCTATTCGCCTCACTGTCATGATGACCTCGGAATGGCAGTGGCAAATAGCCTTGCCGCTGTCAAGAATGGGGCAGGTCGTGTTGAAGGGACTATCAATGGTATCGGGGAACGAGCTGGGAATGCTGCTCTTGAAGAAATTGCAGTGGCGCTCAATATTCGCCAAGATTACTACCAAGCAGAAACCAGTATTGTTTTAAATGAGACCATCAATACGTCAGAAATGGTTTCTCGCTTCTCAGGAATTCCAGTTCCTAAAAACAAGGCTGTGGTTGGTGGTAATGCCTTTTCTCATGAATCTGGTATTCACCAAGATGGAGTTCTTAAAAATCCTCTTACTTATGAGATTATCACCCCTGAATTGGTTGGTGTTAAGAGTAATAGTCTTCCGCTTGGTAAATTGTCAGGTCGCCATGCCTTTATCGAGAAACTAAGAGAATTGGCCCTAGACTTTACAGAAGAGGATATCAAACCACTCTTCGCCAAGTTCAAGGCACTGGCCGACAAGAAACAAGAAATCACAGATGCAGATATTCGTGCACTGGTGGCTGGAACTATGGTTGAAAACCCTGAAGGATTCCACTTTGATGATTTACAACTTCAAACTCATGCAGACAATGACATTGAAGCAATCGTTAGCCTAGCCAATATGGATGGTGAAAAAGTCGAATTTAATGCGACAGGGCAAGGTTCCGTTGAAGCAATCTTTAACGCTATCGATAAGTTCTTTAACCAATCCGTCCGCTTGGTGTCCTATACTATTGACGCTGTGACAGATGGAATTGATGCCCAAGCTCGGGTCTTGGTCACTGTTGAAAACAGAGATACAGAAACCATCTTTAATGCAGCAGGGCTTGATTTCGATGTACTGAAAGCATCTGCTATTGCCTACATCAATGCTAATACCTTTGTTCAAAAAGAGAATGCTGGTGAGATGGGACGCAGTGTTTCCTATCGTGACATGCCTAGTGTGTAA
- a CDS encoding L-threonylcarbamoyladenylate synthase — MTKHIQWNGTLSQEGYDILKGEGGCIVCPTKVGYIIMTSDKAGLERKFAAKERNRNKPGVVLCGSMDELRALAQLNPEIEAFYQKHWDEDILLGCILPWKPEAFEKLKAYGDGREELMTDVRGTSCFVIKFGKAGEQLAAKLWEEGKMVYASSANPSGKGNRGKVEGIGERIEGAVDLVIEADDYVASIQPDKTIETRYEQGVMVSMVDKDGKLIPEQGGARSTSPAPVVIRKGLDIDKIMMHLSDTFNSWDYRQGEYY; from the coding sequence ATGACAAAACACATTCAATGGAACGGAACACTTTCACAAGAAGGCTATGATATTTTAAAAGGTGAGGGCGGATGTATCGTTTGCCCTACAAAAGTTGGCTACATCATCATGACCAGTGACAAGGCAGGACTTGAACGCAAGTTCGCAGCCAAAGAGCGTAACCGTAACAAACCAGGTGTTGTTCTCTGTGGTAGCATGGACGAGCTTCGTGCTTTAGCACAACTCAACCCAGAAATTGAAGCCTTCTACCAAAAACATTGGGATGAAGATATTCTTCTTGGTTGTATCCTTCCTTGGAAACCAGAAGCTTTTGAAAAACTCAAAGCATACGGTGATGGCCGTGAAGAACTCATGACTGATGTGCGTGGTACTAGCTGTTTTGTTATCAAATTTGGGAAAGCTGGTGAACAATTGGCTGCCAAACTTTGGGAAGAAGGAAAAATGGTATACGCTTCATCTGCAAATCCTTCTGGAAAAGGAAATCGTGGTAAGGTTGAAGGAATCGGAGAACGCATCGAAGGAGCAGTGGACCTTGTCATTGAAGCAGACGACTATGTGGCATCCATCCAACCGGACAAAACGATTGAAACCCGCTACGAGCAAGGTGTGATGGTGTCTATGGTCGATAAAGACGGCAAACTCATCCCAGAACAAGGAGGAGCACGTTCAACTTCACCAGCCCCAGTTGTGATCCGTAAAGGGCTTGACATTGATAAGATTATGATGCACCTGTCAGACACCTTTAACTCATGGGACTACCGTCAGGGTGAGTATTATTAG
- the leuC gene encoding 3-isopropylmalate dehydratase large subunit, translating into MAGKSIFDKLWDRHVITGEEGQPQLMYVDQHYIHEVTSPQAFQGLRDAGRRLRRPDLTFGTFDHNVPTVNIYDIRDVISKAQIDKLAENVEEFGIEHAAHGSEKQGIVHMVGPETGRTQPGKFIVCGDSHTATHGAFGAIAFGIGTSEVEHVFATQTLWQVKPKKMLVEFTGVPQKGVYSKDFILALIAKYGVACGVGYVVEYRGQAIDALSMEERMTICNMSIEFGSKMGIMNPDQTTYDYLKGRECVPEAFEEAVADWKTLVSDENVVYDKVIQMDVSDLAPMVTWGTNPAMGVDFDSSFPEIKDMNDERAYNYMGLEPGQKPADIELGYIFIGSCTNARLSDLQLAARFVKGKKIAPNLTAIVVPGSRPVKRAAEKLGLDKVFLDAGFEWRDPGCSMCLGMNPDKVPDGVHCASTSNRNFEDRQGFGAKTHLCSPAMAAAAAIAGRFVDVRLMPEAQ; encoded by the coding sequence ATGGCAGGAAAATCGATTTTTGATAAATTATGGGATCGTCATGTTATCACAGGAGAAGAGGGGCAGCCCCAACTCATGTATGTGGACCAGCACTATATCCACGAGGTGACCAGTCCTCAGGCTTTTCAAGGATTACGAGACGCAGGTCGCAGATTGAGACGGCCAGACTTGACATTTGGAACCTTTGACCACAATGTCCCGACGGTCAATATCTACGATATTCGAGATGTGATTTCTAAGGCACAAATTGATAAGCTAGCTGAAAATGTTGAGGAGTTTGGGATTGAACATGCGGCTCACGGTTCTGAAAAGCAGGGAATTGTTCACATGGTTGGACCAGAAACAGGACGGACCCAACCAGGAAAATTCATCGTCTGTGGAGACAGCCATACGGCAACTCACGGAGCTTTCGGAGCAATCGCTTTTGGAATTGGGACCAGTGAGGTCGAACATGTCTTTGCGACACAGACCCTCTGGCAGGTCAAACCCAAGAAAATGCTGGTGGAATTCACTGGTGTTCCTCAAAAGGGAGTTTATTCCAAGGACTTTATTTTAGCCTTGATTGCCAAGTACGGCGTTGCTTGCGGCGTTGGCTACGTCGTGGAATATCGAGGACAAGCGATTGATGCACTGAGCATGGAAGAGCGAATGACCATCTGCAATATGTCCATCGAGTTTGGATCTAAGATGGGAATCATGAATCCGGATCAAACCACCTATGATTATCTCAAGGGCCGGGAATGTGTTCCAGAAGCTTTCGAAGAGGCTGTGGCGGATTGGAAGACCCTTGTCAGTGATGAGAATGTCGTTTACGATAAGGTTATCCAGATGGATGTTTCAGACTTGGCTCCTATGGTGACCTGGGGAACCAATCCTGCTATGGGGGTTGACTTTGACAGTAGCTTCCCAGAAATTAAGGACATGAATGATGAGAGAGCCTACAATTATATGGGTTTGGAGCCTGGTCAAAAGCCAGCGGATATTGAACTAGGCTATATCTTTATTGGCTCATGTACTAATGCTCGTCTTAGTGACTTGCAGCTAGCGGCTCGATTTGTCAAAGGAAAGAAAATTGCTCCTAACTTAACGGCTATCGTAGTTCCAGGTTCTCGTCCTGTCAAACGAGCTGCTGAGAAGTTGGGCTTGGACAAGGTTTTCCTAGATGCTGGCTTTGAGTGGAGAGACCCCGGTTGCTCTATGTGCCTAGGGATGAATCCTGACAAGGTTCCAGATGGTGTCCACTGTGCCTCAACCAGCAACCGTAACTTTGAAGATAGACAAGGCTTTGGTGCTAAGACCCATCTCTGCAGTCCAGCCATGGCAGCTGCGGCAGCTATTGCAGGGCGCTTCGTAGATGTTCGGCTCATGCCAGAAGCCCAGTAA
- the rnc gene encoding ribonuclease III, whose translation MKELQTVLKNHFAIEFADKNLLETAFTHTSYANEHRLLKISHNERLEFLGDAVLQLLISEYLYKKYPKKPEGDLSKLRAMIVREESLAGFARDCQFDQFIKLGKGEEKSGGRNRDTILGDAFEAFLGALLLDKDVAKVKEFIYQVMIPKVEAGEFEMITDYKTHLQELLQVNGDVSIRYQVISETGPAHDKVFDVEVLVEGKSIGQGQGRSKKLAEQEAAKNAVEKGLDSCI comes from the coding sequence ATGAAAGAATTACAAACTGTACTTAAAAACCATTTTGCAATCGAATTTGCAGACAAAAATTTACTGGAAACTGCCTTTACTCATACGAGTTATGCCAATGAGCACCGCCTCTTAAAAATTTCACACAATGAACGCTTGGAATTTTTAGGAGACGCTGTTCTACAGTTATTGATTTCAGAATATCTGTATAAAAAATATCCTAAAAAGCCTGAGGGTGACTTGTCTAAACTCCGTGCTATGATTGTCCGTGAGGAGAGTTTGGCTGGTTTTGCGCGTGATTGCCAGTTTGATCAATTTATCAAGTTGGGTAAAGGGGAAGAAAAATCTGGTGGTCGCAATCGTGACACTATTCTTGGGGATGCCTTTGAAGCCTTTCTTGGTGCCCTCCTTTTGGACAAGGATGTGGCCAAGGTTAAGGAATTTATCTATCAAGTCATGATTCCTAAGGTTGAAGCAGGCGAATTTGAGATGATTACAGACTACAAAACCCATCTCCAAGAGTTACTTCAGGTCAATGGCGATGTGTCTATTCGTTATCAGGTGATTTCTGAAACGGGTCCTGCCCATGATAAGGTCTTTGATGTAGAAGTTCTAGTTGAAGGTAAGAGTATCGGTCAAGGTCAAGGTCGTTCTAAGAAATTAGCAGAGCAGGAAGCTGCCAAAAATGCCGTTGAGAAAGGGCTGGATTCATGTATTTAA
- a CDS encoding McrC family protein, which produces MMRITDNQHRIAKEDFVAEYPKLSQALLNRTLDNLSKEDNIFIFPNDLKNSPDLEKDQKIFEIVNQKIKTGNVIGFLGCGQERLTISSRFSDESNDYFLHYLLNKVLHINLTSLDVALSREERLYQLLMYLFPKYLQAALRKGLYKEYQRFSHNDSYVKGVIDVRNHLKKNLPFTGNIAYTTREFTYDNPFMQLIRHTIEYIKNQKSIGQGVLDSLSTSRENVAEIVRVTPSYKLADRAKIIRGNQSKPIRHAYFHEYRKLQELCLMILNQEKHGLGYQDQKIHGILFDVAWLWEEYVHTLLPKDFIHPRNKEKLGGISVFSVGKRKVYPDFYDRERKIVLDAKYKKLEFTEKGINREDLFQLISYSYILKAEKAGLVFPSKDKVVDNEIGKLAGYGALLKKWSIQIPRDSSSYREFCEMMYNSEEIFKSNITKEVGRE; this is translated from the coding sequence ATGATGCGGATAACTGATAATCAGCATAGAATTGCTAAGGAAGACTTTGTCGCAGAATATCCCAAACTAAGTCAAGCACTTCTTAATAGAACACTGGATAACCTTTCTAAAGAGGACAATATCTTTATTTTTCCAAACGATTTGAAGAATTCTCCTGACTTAGAGAAGGACCAAAAAATCTTTGAAATAGTTAATCAGAAAATCAAGACTGGAAATGTGATTGGTTTTCTGGGGTGTGGTCAGGAAAGATTAACGATTTCCTCTCGCTTTTCTGATGAGAGTAATGACTATTTTTTGCATTATCTCTTAAACAAGGTTCTCCATATCAATCTCACTAGTTTAGATGTAGCTTTGTCTCGTGAAGAGAGGCTTTATCAACTTTTGATGTATCTATTCCCCAAGTATCTACAAGCTGCTCTTCGAAAAGGTCTTTATAAGGAATACCAGAGATTTTCTCATAACGACAGTTATGTTAAGGGAGTGATTGATGTAAGAAACCATCTCAAGAAAAACCTTCCTTTCACGGGAAATATTGCCTACACAACGAGAGAGTTCACCTATGATAATCCCTTCATGCAGTTGATTCGTCATACTATTGAATACATTAAGAATCAGAAAAGCATTGGGCAAGGGGTTCTTGATAGTCTCTCAACTAGTCGTGAAAACGTAGCTGAAATCGTGCGTGTAACGCCCTCTTATAAACTAGCTGATCGTGCTAAGATTATTCGGGGAAATCAATCTAAACCTATACGTCATGCATACTTTCACGAGTACAGAAAGTTACAAGAACTTTGTCTGATGATCCTAAACCAAGAAAAGCACGGCTTAGGGTATCAAGATCAAAAAATTCATGGTATTCTTTTTGATGTTGCCTGGCTTTGGGAAGAGTATGTTCATACCTTGTTGCCAAAAGATTTCATCCATCCACGGAATAAAGAAAAGCTAGGTGGTATTTCGGTATTTTCTGTTGGGAAACGGAAAGTATATCCAGATTTTTATGATAGAGAACGAAAGATTGTTCTAGATGCTAAATATAAAAAACTAGAGTTTACTGAAAAAGGGATCAACCGTGAGGACTTATTCCAGCTGATTTCCTATTCTTATATTTTAAAAGCTGAGAAGGCTGGTCTTGTTTTTCCGAGCAAGGACAAGGTTGTTGATAATGAGATAGGAAAGCTAGCAGGTTATGGAGCTTTGTTGAAGAAATGGTCTATCCAAATTCCTAGAGACTCTTCATCCTATCGTGAATTTTGTGAAATGATGTATAACTCCGAAGAAATATTTAAAAGTAATATTACTAAAGAAGTGGGGAGAGAATAA